From a region of the bacterium genome:
- a CDS encoding ATP-binding cassette domain-containing protein, translating into MSESTLLQIENLVCRGFSKTGDIILELTSQRFHERSWYRIAGDSGSGKTVLLKTIAGMNPFEGTIRLRNVALQSTVLSEWRKRILFLPSNPIPLANTVGEAIQLPFVWRGIVPPDTTSIEECLQKFSLTCLCDTSTANLSTGEKMRLSLARAFLLRPELLLLDESLAPLDTGNRLLAITAFQELTDMHGTTIIWVDHNHPELTISPENTIDLQSGTARIVV; encoded by the coding sequence ATGTCTGAATCGACTCTACTACAAATCGAAAATCTTGTTTGCCGCGGTTTTTCTAAAACCGGGGACATAATCCTCGAGCTCACATCGCAAAGATTCCATGAACGTAGCTGGTACCGGATTGCTGGAGACTCCGGCAGCGGAAAAACAGTATTGCTGAAAACGATTGCAGGAATGAACCCCTTTGAAGGTACGATCCGGCTTCGCAATGTTGCTTTGCAAAGCACCGTGTTAAGCGAATGGCGCAAAAGGATCCTGTTCTTACCATCAAATCCTATTCCTTTGGCAAACACAGTTGGCGAAGCGATACAACTGCCGTTTGTTTGGCGCGGCATCGTTCCACCTGATACAACTTCGATAGAGGAATGCCTCCAGAAGTTCTCCTTGACTTGTTTGTGTGATACCAGTACAGCGAATCTATCGACCGGTGAGAAAATGCGGTTGTCCCTCGCTCGAGCATTTCTTTTACGTCCCGAGCTGTTACTTTTAGATGAATCGCTTGCTCCCCTCGATACCGGAAATCGTTTGTTGGCAATAACTGCCTTTCAAGAGCTAACGGATATGCATGGAACAACAATTATTTGGGTTGATCATAATCACCCCGAGCTAACGATTTCTCCTGAAAACACTATCGATTTGCAAAGCGGAACCGCTCGGATTGTCGTATGA